From Myotis daubentonii chromosome 15, mMyoDau2.1, whole genome shotgun sequence, one genomic window encodes:
- the BEAN1 gene encoding protein BEAN1 — MAFREFCPSWHGNHTHHFYAELENFGKGNVYSSSIMLVCVVLGLVITISGVTIILAKKAWRLQPRQPRYRYCRRRYRGDAEADQDSQEHSFCRRGIHCACSLRGYRFSSLHRLHIDAPPSYEECMGPGATQLYPPTEAPPPYSLIDPDSGHSSGGPQQAHSDLFTVSMDALPPYEAVCGPCPPPSLLPLPGSEPEPSSPQGPPSPKGSLASSPEMIV; from the exons ATGGCTTTCAGAGAATTCTGCCCCA GCTGGCACGGCAACCATACCCACCATTTCTACGCTGAACTAGAGAACTTCGGGAAGGGAAATGTGTATTCGTCTTCTATAATGTTGGTATGTGTAGTCTTAGGCCTGGTCATCACCATCTCTGGCGTCACCATCATCCTAGCCAAGAAGGCCTGGCGGCTCCAGCCCCGCCAGCCCCGCTATCGCTACTGCCGCCGCCGCTACCGTGGAGACGCCGAGGCTGACCAAG ACTCCCAGGAGCACTCCTTCTGCCGCCGTGGGATACACTGCGCCTGCAGCCTCAGGGGCTACCGGTTCAGTTCTCTGCACCGGCTGCACATAGACGCTCCACCAAG CTACGAAGAGTGCATGGGGCCAGGGGCCACCCAGCTGTACCCCCCCACGGAGGCGCCACCACCCTACTCACTGATAGACCCCGACAGCGGCCACAGCTCCGGCGGACCCCAGCAGGCGCACAGTGACCTCTTCACCGTCTCCATGGATGCCCTGCCCCCTTACGAGGCTGTgtgtgggccctgccctccaccgagcctgctgccactgccaggctcagaaccagagcccagcagcccccAGGGCCCACCGAGCCCAAAAGGAAGCCTGGCTTCCAGCCCAGAGATGATTGTGTGA